From one Nonomuraea polychroma genomic stretch:
- a CDS encoding MarR family winged helix-turn-helix transcriptional regulator: MNDEREDLIRRITETQRGLGRLFAQQRSSLFTSNLTMRQLKVIMLLSAQGSASGQELAAGLGVGLGTVTGIVDRLIAQGYVSRREDPHDRRVRRVELTAAGAALIADINNAGADQLRRIMEHLDTQTLRNLDQATRAIRAVADKLDSEPGA, translated from the coding sequence GTGAACGACGAACGCGAAGACCTGATCCGGCGCATCACCGAAACACAACGTGGCCTGGGACGACTGTTCGCCCAGCAAAGATCGTCCCTCTTCACCTCCAACCTCACCATGCGCCAGCTGAAGGTCATCATGCTGCTGTCCGCCCAAGGCTCCGCCTCCGGCCAGGAACTCGCCGCCGGGCTCGGCGTCGGCCTCGGCACCGTCACCGGCATCGTCGACCGGCTCATCGCCCAGGGCTACGTCAGCCGCCGCGAAGACCCCCACGACCGCCGCGTCCGCCGCGTCGAACTCACCGCCGCCGGCGCCGCCCTCATCGCCGACATCAACAACGCCGGCGCCGACCAGCTGCGCCGCATCATGGAGCACCTCGACACCCAGACCCTGCGCAACCTCGACCAGGCGACCCGAGCCATCCGCGCCGTCGCCGACAAACTCGACAGCGAACCGGGCGCGTGA
- a CDS encoding efflux RND transporter permease subunit: MTAFARLSLVNRTLVVLVAFVLSAFGVFTIPQLKQQLLPSLSFPGAFVLAQYPGASPEIVEEQVTKPIEDSFQGLEGMEQMTSTSREGMAQIQVAFAYGTDVESSLNKMQQAVNRVTLPDGVEPQVTAGNTDDLPVLVLAVGDGGDERAMADKLRRIMVPELQGVEGVREATVTGTRDEVVTIEPDAEEMKEKGVSAAQIPDVLKANGTPIPAGTLTDAGKTLTVQVGARVDSVDKLKDLYLTPAQPQQAQAQGQTPAQGQARPGQPQAQARAGQTGLPQQAPQPKPLKPVKLGDVAEIKRGLADATTITRTDGKTSLGVSVTMMPDGNAVTISHEIREKLPELTRALGDSSDTQVTVVFDQAPYVEQSIESLTTEGLLGLAFAVLVILVFLLSVRSTLVTAVSIPLSVVIALIVLWAGDYSLNMLTLGALTIAVGRVVDDSIVVLENIKRHLGYGEARLQAILTAVREVSGAVTASTLTTVAVFAPIAIVGGMVGELFGPFSITVAVALLASLVVSLTVVPVLAYWFLKAPELTPEQARKQREEAEAKELRSPLQRAYLPVLRFATRFKLVTVLIGVAVFVGTMGLAGSLRTNFLDSSGQNTISLSQRMPVGSDLEATDKAAQQVEDVLAGVEAVETYQVNVGGGGGGGGFGGGGFGGGGGGADRASYSVTLKDGADTPKVEQELRDKIAGVSGVGEVTVGGGGGGGFNSDTVSVIVRAPDVETLRTAAGEVTRAMGEVSGLQDVSSNLEASAPRIEVVVDREEAAERGLSEAQIGQAVAQAFRGAPLGQITLDGRTSDLVLRGADAPEDVAAVEDLELATAAGTVKLSTVADVKEVAGPTQVTRIDGERSATVSAKVADAGNLGAVTQTLTTKLDGLQLGSGATYEMGGASADQAEAFSDLGLAMLAAIAIVFMIMVATFRSFIQPLILLVSIPFAATGAVGLLVATDTALGVPALIGMLMLIGIVVTNAIVLIDLINQYRDQGMGVVEAVIEGGRRRLRPILMTAVATICALTPMALGVTGSGGFISQPLAIVVIGGLISSTLLTLVLVPTLYTMVERTKERMRRKPAAPRPEEKVLTPAT; encoded by the coding sequence ATGACCGCTTTCGCCAGGTTGAGCCTGGTCAATCGCACTCTTGTCGTCTTGGTGGCGTTCGTGTTGAGCGCGTTCGGCGTGTTCACGATCCCGCAGTTGAAGCAGCAGCTGCTTCCGTCGTTGTCGTTCCCCGGCGCGTTCGTGCTCGCGCAGTATCCCGGCGCGTCGCCCGAGATCGTGGAGGAGCAGGTCACCAAGCCGATCGAGGACTCCTTCCAGGGGCTGGAGGGGATGGAGCAGATGACCTCCACCTCCAGGGAGGGCATGGCCCAGATCCAGGTGGCCTTCGCCTATGGCACCGACGTCGAGTCGTCGCTGAACAAGATGCAGCAGGCGGTCAACAGGGTCACGTTGCCCGACGGGGTCGAGCCGCAGGTGACGGCGGGCAACACCGACGATCTGCCGGTGCTGGTGCTCGCGGTGGGTGACGGCGGTGATGAGCGGGCGATGGCCGACAAGCTGCGCCGGATCATGGTGCCGGAGCTGCAGGGCGTGGAGGGCGTGCGGGAGGCGACGGTCACGGGCACCCGCGACGAGGTCGTGACGATCGAGCCGGACGCCGAGGAGATGAAGGAGAAGGGGGTCTCGGCGGCGCAGATTCCCGACGTGCTGAAGGCGAACGGCACCCCGATCCCGGCGGGCACGCTGACCGACGCGGGCAAGACGCTGACGGTGCAGGTGGGTGCGCGGGTCGATTCGGTGGACAAGCTGAAGGACCTGTACCTGACGCCCGCCCAGCCGCAGCAGGCCCAGGCCCAGGGCCAGACGCCGGCCCAGGGTCAGGCCCGGCCCGGCCAGCCGCAGGCCCAGGCGCGTGCGGGGCAGACCGGGCTGCCGCAGCAGGCGCCGCAGCCCAAGCCGCTCAAGCCGGTCAAGCTGGGCGATGTCGCGGAGATCAAGCGGGGGCTGGCGGACGCGACGACGATCACCCGTACGGACGGCAAGACGAGTCTGGGCGTGTCGGTGACGATGATGCCCGACGGCAACGCGGTGACGATCTCGCACGAGATCCGCGAGAAGCTGCCGGAGCTGACCAGGGCGCTGGGCGACTCGTCCGACACGCAGGTGACGGTGGTGTTCGACCAGGCTCCGTACGTGGAGCAGTCGATCGAGAGCCTGACCACCGAGGGCCTGCTGGGGCTGGCGTTCGCGGTGCTGGTCATCTTGGTGTTCCTGCTGTCGGTGCGGTCGACGCTGGTGACGGCGGTGTCGATCCCGCTGTCGGTGGTGATCGCGCTGATCGTGTTGTGGGCGGGCGACTACTCGCTGAACATGCTGACGCTGGGCGCGCTGACGATCGCGGTGGGCCGGGTCGTCGACGACTCGATCGTGGTGCTGGAGAACATCAAGCGGCATCTCGGCTACGGCGAGGCGAGACTTCAGGCGATCTTGACGGCGGTGCGTGAGGTGTCGGGCGCGGTGACGGCCTCGACGTTGACGACCGTGGCGGTGTTCGCGCCGATCGCGATCGTGGGCGGCATGGTGGGCGAGCTGTTCGGCCCGTTCTCGATCACGGTGGCGGTGGCGTTGCTGGCGTCGCTGGTGGTGTCGCTGACGGTGGTGCCGGTGCTGGCGTACTGGTTCCTCAAGGCGCCGGAGCTGACGCCCGAGCAGGCGCGCAAGCAGCGTGAGGAGGCCGAGGCCAAGGAGCTGCGTTCGCCGTTGCAGCGGGCCTACCTGCCGGTGCTGCGGTTCGCGACGCGGTTCAAGCTGGTGACGGTGCTCATCGGGGTGGCGGTGTTCGTCGGCACGATGGGGCTGGCCGGCAGCCTGCGGACCAACTTCCTGGATTCCTCGGGGCAGAACACGATCTCGTTGTCGCAGCGGATGCCGGTCGGCTCGGATCTGGAGGCCACCGACAAGGCCGCCCAGCAGGTCGAGGACGTGCTGGCGGGCGTGGAGGCGGTGGAGACGTACCAGGTGAACGTCGGCGGAGGCGGAGGCGGCGGCGGGTTCGGCGGCGGCGGGTTCGGCGGGGGTGGCGGGGGCGCCGACCGGGCGTCGTATTCGGTCACGCTCAAGGACGGCGCGGACACCCCGAAGGTCGAGCAGGAGCTGCGGGACAAGATCGCGGGCGTGTCCGGGGTCGGTGAGGTGACCGTGGGCGGTGGCGGCGGTGGCGGGTTCAACTCCGACACCGTCAGCGTGATCGTGCGCGCTCCTGATGTCGAGACGCTGCGTACGGCGGCCGGCGAGGTCACGCGGGCGATGGGCGAGGTGTCCGGGCTGCAGGACGTGTCGTCGAACCTGGAGGCCAGCGCGCCGCGGATCGAGGTCGTCGTCGATCGTGAGGAGGCGGCCGAGCGCGGCCTGTCGGAGGCGCAAATCGGGCAGGCGGTGGCGCAGGCCTTCCGCGGCGCGCCGCTGGGCCAGATCACGCTGGACGGCCGCACCAGTGACCTGGTGCTGCGCGGCGCGGACGCGCCGGAGGACGTGGCGGCGGTGGAGGACCTGGAGCTGGCCACGGCGGCCGGCACGGTGAAGTTGTCGACGGTGGCCGACGTCAAGGAGGTGGCCGGGCCGACGCAGGTGACCAGGATCGACGGCGAGCGGTCGGCCACGGTCTCGGCCAAGGTGGCCGACGCGGGGAACCTGGGCGCGGTGACGCAGACGCTGACGACGAAGCTGGACGGGCTGCAGTTGGGCTCGGGCGCCACCTACGAGATGGGCGGGGCGTCGGCCGACCAGGCCGAGGCGTTCTCCGACCTGGGGCTGGCGATGCTGGCGGCGATCGCGATCGTCTTCATGATCATGGTGGCGACGTTCCGCAGCTTCATCCAGCCGCTGATCCTGCTGGTGTCGATCCCGTTCGCGGCGACGGGCGCGGTGGGGCTGCTGGTGGCGACCGACACGGCGCTGGGCGTGCCGGCGCTGATCGGCATGCTGATGCTGATCGGGATCGTGGTGACGAACGCGATCGTGCTGATCGACCTCATCAACCAGTATCGCGACCAGGGCATGGGCGTGGTCGAGGCGGTGATCGAGGGCGGCCGGCGGCGGCTGCGGCCGATCCTGATGACGGCGGTGGCCACGATCTGCGCGCTGACGCCGATGGCGCTGGGGGTGACCGGGTCGGGCGGGTTCATCTCGCAGCCGCTGGCGATCGTGGTGATCGGCGGGTTGATCTCCTCGACGCTGCTCACGCTGGTGCTGGTGCCGACGCTGTACACGATGGTGGAGCGGACGAAGGAGCGGATGCGGCGCAAGCCGGCCGCGCCTCGGCCGGAGGAGAAGGTTCTCACTCCTGCCACGTGA